The Apium graveolens cultivar Ventura chromosome 11, ASM990537v1, whole genome shotgun sequence genome has a window encoding:
- the LOC141697712 gene encoding uncharacterized protein LOC141697712 isoform X3, translated as MMSRFICTVFLCISITISSVQCIDDKCAACNAVAMELESGLVNERPRNHLDMRHRLDSKGQRKGKVIDYRVSELRVVELLDGLCDKMQDYTLEKVNSTTQVWIKVANWDVLTTNKQEARAYSKDISSYCGRLLEETEDEFAELIKKGSVQVGDVSKVLCQDLSKHCNRESSSRSVE; from the exons aTGATGTCGCGATTCATATGTACAGTCTTTCTATGTATATCTATTACTATTTCTTCCGTTCAGTGCATCGACGACAAATGCGCTGCTTGTAATGCCGTTGCT ATGGAGCTGGAAAGCGGACTCGTAAAT GAACGGCCTAGAAATCATTTGGACATGAGACACAGGTTGGACTCAAAAGGTCAGCGGAAAGGAAAGGTAATAGACTACAG AGTAAGTGAACTGAGAGTTGTTGAACTTCTTGATGGGCTTTGCGATAAGATGCAAGATTACACACTTGAGAAG GTAAATTCAACTACACAAGTTTGGATCAAGGTGGCCAACTGGGATGTTCTCACTACTA ATAAACAAGAAGCTCGAGCGTACTCCAAGGATATATCATCTTATTGTGGTCG TTTACTTGAGGAAACTGAAGATGAG TTTGCAGAGTTGATCAAGAAAGGATCTGTTCAGGTAGGAGATGTAAGCAAGGTTCTATGTCAGGATCTCAGCAAACACTGTAATCGAGAAAG
- the LOC141697712 gene encoding uncharacterized protein LOC141697712 isoform X1, translated as MMSRFICTVFLCISITISSVQCIDDKCAACNAVAMELESGLVNERPRNHLDMRHRLDSKGQRKGKVIDYRVSELRVVELLDGLCDKMQDYTLEKVNSTTQVWIKVANWDVLTTNKQEARAYSKDISSYCGRLLEETEDEFAELIKKGSVQVGDVSKVLCQDLSKHCNRESFTEEGIVDHEEL; from the exons aTGATGTCGCGATTCATATGTACAGTCTTTCTATGTATATCTATTACTATTTCTTCCGTTCAGTGCATCGACGACAAATGCGCTGCTTGTAATGCCGTTGCT ATGGAGCTGGAAAGCGGACTCGTAAAT GAACGGCCTAGAAATCATTTGGACATGAGACACAGGTTGGACTCAAAAGGTCAGCGGAAAGGAAAGGTAATAGACTACAG AGTAAGTGAACTGAGAGTTGTTGAACTTCTTGATGGGCTTTGCGATAAGATGCAAGATTACACACTTGAGAAG GTAAATTCAACTACACAAGTTTGGATCAAGGTGGCCAACTGGGATGTTCTCACTACTA ATAAACAAGAAGCTCGAGCGTACTCCAAGGATATATCATCTTATTGTGGTCG TTTACTTGAGGAAACTGAAGATGAG TTTGCAGAGTTGATCAAGAAAGGATCTGTTCAGGTAGGAGATGTAAGCAAGGTTCTATGTCAGGATCTCAGCAAACACTGTAATCGAGAAAG TTTCACTGAAGAAGGAATTGTTGATCATGAAGAACTATAG
- the LOC141697712 gene encoding uncharacterized protein LOC141697712 isoform X5: protein MELESGLVNERPRNHLDMRHRLDSKGQRKGKVIDYRVSELRVVELLDGLCDKMQDYTLEKVNSTTQVWIKVANWDVLTTNKQEARAYSKDISSYCGRLLEETEDEFAELIKKGSVQVGDVSKVLCQDLSKHCNRESFTEEGIVDHEEL from the exons ATGGAGCTGGAAAGCGGACTCGTAAAT GAACGGCCTAGAAATCATTTGGACATGAGACACAGGTTGGACTCAAAAGGTCAGCGGAAAGGAAAGGTAATAGACTACAG AGTAAGTGAACTGAGAGTTGTTGAACTTCTTGATGGGCTTTGCGATAAGATGCAAGATTACACACTTGAGAAG GTAAATTCAACTACACAAGTTTGGATCAAGGTGGCCAACTGGGATGTTCTCACTACTA ATAAACAAGAAGCTCGAGCGTACTCCAAGGATATATCATCTTATTGTGGTCG TTTACTTGAGGAAACTGAAGATGAG TTTGCAGAGTTGATCAAGAAAGGATCTGTTCAGGTAGGAGATGTAAGCAAGGTTCTATGTCAGGATCTCAGCAAACACTGTAATCGAGAAAG TTTCACTGAAGAAGGAATTGTTGATCATGAAGAACTATAG
- the LOC141697712 gene encoding uncharacterized protein LOC141697712 isoform X4 produces the protein MMSRFICTVFLCISITISSVQCIDDKCAACNAVAMELESGLVNERPRNHLDMRHRLDSKGQRKGKVIDYRVSELRVVELLDGLCDKMQDYTLEKVNSTTQVWIKVANWDVLTTNKQEARAYSKDISSYCGRLLEETEDEFAELIKKGSVQVGDVSKVLCQDLSKHCNRERLSC, from the exons aTGATGTCGCGATTCATATGTACAGTCTTTCTATGTATATCTATTACTATTTCTTCCGTTCAGTGCATCGACGACAAATGCGCTGCTTGTAATGCCGTTGCT ATGGAGCTGGAAAGCGGACTCGTAAAT GAACGGCCTAGAAATCATTTGGACATGAGACACAGGTTGGACTCAAAAGGTCAGCGGAAAGGAAAGGTAATAGACTACAG AGTAAGTGAACTGAGAGTTGTTGAACTTCTTGATGGGCTTTGCGATAAGATGCAAGATTACACACTTGAGAAG GTAAATTCAACTACACAAGTTTGGATCAAGGTGGCCAACTGGGATGTTCTCACTACTA ATAAACAAGAAGCTCGAGCGTACTCCAAGGATATATCATCTTATTGTGGTCG TTTACTTGAGGAAACTGAAGATGAG TTTGCAGAGTTGATCAAGAAAGGATCTGTTCAGGTAGGAGATGTAAGCAAGGTTCTATGTCAGGATCTCAGCAAACACTGTAATCGAGAAAG attgtcttgctag
- the LOC141697712 gene encoding uncharacterized protein LOC141697712 isoform X2, whose translation MMSRFICTVFLCISITISSVQCIDDKCAACNAVAMELESGLVNERPRNHLDMRHRLDSKGQRKGKVIDYRVSELRVVELLDGLCDKMQDYTLEKVNSTTQVWIKVANWDVLTTNKQEARAYSKDISSYCGRLLEETEDEFAELIKKGSVQVGDVSKVLCQDLSKHCNRESSSRYVE comes from the exons aTGATGTCGCGATTCATATGTACAGTCTTTCTATGTATATCTATTACTATTTCTTCCGTTCAGTGCATCGACGACAAATGCGCTGCTTGTAATGCCGTTGCT ATGGAGCTGGAAAGCGGACTCGTAAAT GAACGGCCTAGAAATCATTTGGACATGAGACACAGGTTGGACTCAAAAGGTCAGCGGAAAGGAAAGGTAATAGACTACAG AGTAAGTGAACTGAGAGTTGTTGAACTTCTTGATGGGCTTTGCGATAAGATGCAAGATTACACACTTGAGAAG GTAAATTCAACTACACAAGTTTGGATCAAGGTGGCCAACTGGGATGTTCTCACTACTA ATAAACAAGAAGCTCGAGCGTACTCCAAGGATATATCATCTTATTGTGGTCG TTTACTTGAGGAAACTGAAGATGAG TTTGCAGAGTTGATCAAGAAAGGATCTGTTCAGGTAGGAGATGTAAGCAAGGTTCTATGTCAGGATCTCAGCAAACACTGTAATCGAGAAAG ttcaagtaGGTATGTTGAATGA